The segment CAACGGCTAGCTCTATTTATTCTCAGACAACCTGAAGAAAAAATCATTTCTTTTGCAAATACTCTTTTAAATGCTCGAAAGCAAGTAGGGCAATGCCATAAATGCTTTCATCTAACAGCTGAGATGGAGTGTGAAATCTGTATAAACACAACTAGAGATAAAACAATGATTTGCGTAGTAGCTGACTCTAGGGATTTACTCGCTCTAGAGAGAACTAGAGAATATAAAGGTCTTTATCATGTTTTAGGAGGACTCATCTCACCAATGGATGGTATTGGCCCAGAGTTGTTAAACATCACTTCTCTAGTAAAAAGAATTACAGATGATGGTATCTCAGAAGTAATACTCGCACTTACTCCAAGTGTGGAAGGAGATACAACCAGTCTTTATCTAGCCAAGCTTTTAAAAGCGTTTGTCAAGGTTACAAGAATTGCATATGGCCTACCAGTGGGAAGTGAGCTGGAATATGCAGATGAAGTTACACTAGCAAGAGCTCTTGAGGGACGAAGAGATGTCTAAAACAGTTTCTAACAATATGACTAAACAAAGTAGACATACTAAATACAGTAAGGCTTTACCAGAAGAACGCTTGCCTGAGTGGATCAAGCCCTCAATAGGCAAAGCATCTCAACTGGAGCGTGTTCAAAAATTAGTCAAGGAAAACAGGTTGCATACCATTTGTGAAGAGGGGAGGTGTCCTAATCGAAGCGAATGTTATAGCTCTGGAACAGCAACTTTTTTGCTTGGAGGGTCAATATGTACAAGAAGTTGTGCATTTTGCCAAGTGGAGAAAGGACAGTCGCCAAGAATCTTTGATGATGATGAACCAAAACGTGTTGCGAAAGCAATAAAGGAGTTAAATCTCAATTATGTCGTATTAACATCCGTCGCAAGAGATGACCTCCCAGATCATGGTGCAAGTATCTTTACTCAAACAATTAAGGAAATCAGAAAACTAATTCCAAGAATAAATATCGAAGTTCTTACACCAGATTTCTGGGGAGGAGCCAGAGATGAGAGTGAAGCAATACAACTACAACTACATAGATTGTCAATTGTTCTGAAAGCTCAGCCTATTTGCTTTAACCATAATCTTGAGACTGTAGAGCGTCTTCAGAAGGAAGTTCGTAGAGGTGCAACATATAGGAGGTCATTATCGTTATTACAAGCTTCAAGTACGTTAGCCCCTCATATACCTACAAAATCAGGGATTATGTTAGGGCTTGGTGAAAATCATGATGAAATTATTCAAACTTTTCATGACTTGAGAGCTGTCAACTGCCAACGGATAACCATAGGTCAATACCTAAGGCCCTCTCTTGCACATATACCTGTTAAGAAGTATTGGCACCCAGTTGAATTTGAAGAGCTTGCAAAAATTGCATATACCTTAGGTTTTAAGAAGGTAAATAGCGGACCTTTAGTTAGAAGTAGTTATCATGCTGAGAAAAACTAAAGCAAAAATCTTAATTGAGTTCCCAAAGTTTACGACTATATTTGTAGACTTCTGAGCAATCTGCAGTCATTAAGCTTCCTGAACCGCCCCAAATCAACCTCAAAGGCAAGTCAAAAGGCGCTGAGCCAACACTCCTAACAATTTGGAATCCACGCCTTTGAAAGTATCTAATTAATTTATGATGTTGAAAGTTTTCATCATAAATTGCTAATAGGCGAGCTTTCCTACAAACTGTTTCTTCCAAAGCCCATGCCATAGTGGCAGCCCAAATTAAATGCCCAATTCCCTTAGGGGCATTTTTTCTAACTATCATAGTGTCAAGCTGTAATCCATTAACACCGTTGTAAGCCCAGCCTTTCATCTCTCCAAGGATTTGAACCTTTTCAGTTGTTAAGAACCTCGCTACAGAAAGTTTGAAAGCCCAAAAATTTATTGGTCTTCTGACTTGAATTCTTAGCAAAAAGCCTTTATTAAAAGCTTGCTTCTCTAACTCAGCTAAACCATCAATAGTCATGCACTTGGCCAAATTGTGTTACCAGGTAGACGTTTAGAGAGCTTATCTATATGTTTTTGTCGTTCTGCAAATCTAGCCCTGTCATCATCAGTAAAACTATCTTTACAATTAAGACATTGAACTCCTGGCATATAAATGGGATTATCGCAATCAGTCGGTGACAACGGCATTCCACATGCATAACACAATTTATAAACGCCAGGGTTCAGATGATGGTTTAATGAAACTCTTTGGTCAAAAACAAAACATTCTCCTTTCCAGCGACTATCACTTTGTGGGACTTCCTCAAGATAACGTAGAATACCGCCTCTTAAATGATGAACTTCAGTAAAACCTCTCTTATTTAAAAAAGAAGTAGCCTTCTCACATCTTATTCCTCCAGTACAAAACATTGCTATTCTTTTGGCTGAGTTCTCTTCAAGTAAAGAATTTAAATTATTATCGACCCATTCTGGAAAATCTCTAAATTTATCTGTGTGAGGGTTAACTGCTCCCTCAAAAGTACCAACTCCAATTTCATATTCATTGCGAGTATCTATCAAGATAGTCTCAGGATCATCCACAAATTCATTCCATTGCGATGGCTCTACATATGTACCAACAGTTTCATTAGGGCTAACTTCCGGGATGCCCATAGTAACTATTTCATTTTTCCTTCGGGATTTAAACCGGCGAAATGCTTGCTTATCAGACCAACTAAACTTAATTTGCAAAGGATTTTTCAATCCAATAGAGTGCAGTTTACCGAGCAATATTCCAACTGCTTCCTCTGATCCACATATAGTTCCATTAATACCTTCTAAACCAACTAGGACAGTTCCTCTAATCTGATGTTGATCAGCAATGTTAGACAATTCAAGAGGCAATAACTCAGCAATATCAGGGTCAACTTCGGAAAAACAATAGAAGGCTGCTACCTGCAATTGAACATTAACTCCTTTTGACGAATTATTATGGATCATAGAAATTACTATTAAAATTCACCCCTGCTTTCGAAAGCAACTGTTTGTCGGCTTCAACAGCAGGGTTAGTTGTTGTAAGAAGGCTATCTCCATAAAAAATCGAGTCAGCACCTGAAAGGAAGCAAAGTATCTGTGCTTCATTAGTCAGCTGCTCGCGTCCGGCACTAAGGCGTATTCGCGATTGGGGCAAAAGGATTCGTGCCGTTGCAACCATTCTCACCATTTCTATTGGGTCGATTGGAGGTAGATCTTCTAAAGGAGTACCTTCTACAGCTACTAATGCATTTATTGGGACACTTTCAGGATGAGGACTCATATTAGCTAACACTTTTAAAAGAGAAGCTCTATCTTCAATAGACTCACCAAGGCCAATAATGCCTCCTGTACAAAGAGTTATTCCTGCTGAACGAACTCTTTCAAGGGTTTCTAATCTTTCTTGGAAGGTACGAGTTGAAATAATCTCATTATAATTTTCTGGACTTGTATCAAGATTATGGTTGTAAGCCGTCAAGCCTGCTTCAGCCAACCTAGAAGCTTGTTGGTCAGTCAACATTCCTGCTGTGACACATGCCTCCATACCTAAATCTTTTACCCCTCGAACCATTTCAAGCATTGATTCAAACGCTTTACCATCACGAATCTCTCTCCAAGCCCAACCCATACAGAATCTGTCTGCACCTGAGTCCCTAGCAGCTCTGGCCTGCTGAAGCACTTGACTTACTTCTAAGTCAGAAAAACTGGTTACATCACTACTGTTATGAATAGATTGCGAACAATATGAACAATCTTCTTCACAACCACCTGTCTTGACACTCAAGAGAGAAGCAAGTTGAACGTTATAACCTGGATTGGCATTCCTATGAACAGTCTGAGCATCCCAAAGAAGATCTACCAAAGGCTTTTCTAATAGAGCTTGTATTTCTAGAATGGTCCAATCATGCCTAGGGTCACAAAAGGTAGACGACGTTTGTTTGGTATTTATCAAAGTCATAGATTCAAATTTCAATTAGTAGAAGTATCAGATCCAATTTGCTCTAGCCCACCGAATCGCCTACGTCGAGATTGATAGTCTAGTAATGCTTTTAGTAGAGAGTCCTGATTAAAGTCTGGCCACAAAATATCAGTTACATGAATTTCTGCATACGCCAGTTGCCAAAGCAAAAAATTACTTATCCGCCTTTCTCCGCTGGTTCGAATAAGAAGATCTGGATCAACATCATTTGCTGTTGATAATTCTGCAGCAAAAACATTCTCATCAATTGAAGAAGGTTCTAAATCTCCCTCTACAGATCTTTGGGCAAGTCTTTGGGCAACTTTTACCAATTCTCTTCTACCTCCATAATTTGTACAAACATTGAAATGTATCCCCGTATTACCTGAGGTAAGAGCTGTTGCCTCTGAAATCAAATCTTGAAGTTTTTCTGGCAATTGGTCCAAATCACCTAGGAACCTGATTCTCACTTCTTGCAAGATCAAAGCTTCGAGTTCTCTCTTAAGGACGCGTTGAAACAAAGCCATTAGAAAACTGACTTCTTCGCCAGGTCTTGACCAATTTTCTGTTGAGAAGGCATAAACAGTAAGTGCTCTTACACCCCAGTCCCTGCACAAGCGTAAAGTTGTTTTCAATGCATCAACACCAGCCATATGGCCCATTGCTCTTGTTAAACCTCTTGCCTTTGCCCATCTACCATTACCATCCATTATCACAGCGATATGCTCTGGAATCCTCAATGGATCTAATTCCTCAGGCAAAGGCGAATGAAAAAACTTTTTATCTGAAGTAATTGAAGAAGATTTCGTCATTTCAAATTCTCCTTAACTGAAGTCGATGGAGAAATACCATTCTTTGTATTAGAAAGTTTTCCATCAACATTAGGAGCCTCTGATTCAGAGAGATTTGAATTAACAGATGAGACCTTAGTCAACACTTTACCCGCTGGAGGACTCAAGAACTCTTTTAGAAGATCTAACAATCTACTGCTAGTAATAGGCCTTTCAAGACGACCCTGATTTGCTAAAGACAAAGTCCCTGTTTCCTCTGAAACAACTACACAAATACATCTATCAAATCGCTCCGTAATGCCAAGAGCTGCAAGATGTCTTGTTCCATAACGACTGATAGTTTGTCTTGAAAGAGGCAAAATAACTCCAGCAGAAATGATTCTATTTCCTTTAACTAAAACGGCCCCATCATGGAGTGGAGTATCAGCAGCAAAAAGATTTAATAAAAGCTCTGTTGATACTTGAGCATCAATAGGGACGCCAGGGTAAAGAAAATCTTCTGGTCGCAAATCACTACCCATATCCAAGACAATAAGTGCTCCTCTTCTATTTTGTGAAAGTCTGCCTGCTGCTTCTGTTAAAAAAGAAACCGTATTAGTACTAGCTTGAAACTCCTTTTGTGGATTTCCCAATAAAACAGCGAGACGGCCTGTTCCAAGCAGTTCCATAAGACGACGCAACTCACCCTGCCATAAAATTGCCAAAGACAAGGAACATACCAACACCAAGCCATCAAAAAGCTTTGAAGTTATTGGGAGGTTTGCGAAACGATTGACAAACCAAGCAATTGATACAAGGAATAAATATCCTCTTAACAGCCAAAGAGTTCGGGGCTCATTAACTCTTGAAAAAAGTAAAATTCCAAGCGCTGAAGCAAACAATATGTCTAGCAGGAAGCGCAAATTTATTAGCCAGCCAAAATTCACCCCTTTAACCCAGTTTCTATAAATTTACCTACCCTTTTGCAATAAAGCGATGAGGAAGCACGTCATATCGCAATAGATCTTCAGGCAATTCTCTTAATTGAATCAACTCAGACATGCCATCTGCAACTAAAACTGAAGCTGGCCTTGGAATACGATTGTAATTTGAACTCATTGAGAGGTTGTATGCACCTGTAGCAAAAACACCCAAAATATCCCCAGTCGAAGTAGCAGGGAGGGAAATTTCTTTTAAAAGAACATCCCCAGATTCACAATGCTTTCCAGCAATAGTTACTACTTCTTTAGCCACTGCGAAGGGCCTATCAACCAAGCAAGCTGTGTAAACAGATTCGTAAGTTATTGGCCTGGGATTGTCACTCATCCCACCATCAATGGAAATATAAGTTTTCCCCCCTGGAATATCCTTGCGAGAACCAATTTGATAAAGAGTTAGCCCTGACGCTGCGATAAGAGATCTTCCTGGCTCGCATAAAAGTCTTGGCAAAACTAAATTTCTGGCTTCACATGCAGTAACAACAGCCCTAGAGACTGCTTTTACCCAGCTTTGAATTGAAGGGGGGTCATCAGAAGATATATATTTCACACCTAAACCACCTCCAACATTTAAGTCTTTTATAGGGAGACCCAGATTTCTACCAGTTTGCAAAACATCTGCCATGACTTCAGACAAATCCTTATGAGGTTTTAATTCAAATATCTGACTACCAATATGCGCATGAAGACCAATTAAGTTTATATATTCATTCTTCTTCAACTGCGTAAATACCTCTTCCA is part of the Prochlorococcus marinus str. MIT 0919 genome and harbors:
- the bioB gene encoding biotin synthase BioB → MTLINTKQTSSTFCDPRHDWTILEIQALLEKPLVDLLWDAQTVHRNANPGYNVQLASLLSVKTGGCEEDCSYCSQSIHNSSDVTSFSDLEVSQVLQQARAARDSGADRFCMGWAWREIRDGKAFESMLEMVRGVKDLGMEACVTAGMLTDQQASRLAEAGLTAYNHNLDTSPENYNEIISTRTFQERLETLERVRSAGITLCTGGIIGLGESIEDRASLLKVLANMSPHPESVPINALVAVEGTPLEDLPPIDPIEMVRMVATARILLPQSRIRLSAGREQLTNEAQILCFLSGADSIFYGDSLLTTTNPAVEADKQLLSKAGVNFNSNFYDP
- the lipA gene encoding lipoyl synthase, with the protein product MTKQSRHTKYSKALPEERLPEWIKPSIGKASQLERVQKLVKENRLHTICEEGRCPNRSECYSSGTATFLLGGSICTRSCAFCQVEKGQSPRIFDDDEPKRVAKAIKELNLNYVVLTSVARDDLPDHGASIFTQTIKEIRKLIPRINIEVLTPDFWGGARDESEAIQLQLHRLSIVLKAQPICFNHNLETVERLQKEVRRGATYRRSLSLLQASSTLAPHIPTKSGIMLGLGENHDEIIQTFHDLRAVNCQRITIGQYLRPSLAHIPVKKYWHPVEFEELAKIAYTLGFKKVNSGPLVRSSYHAEKN
- the lysA gene encoding diaminopimelate decarboxylase, producing the protein MLESIPFELDHDQVSPNRNISPLTTKFDKHKRLMVGGCLLSELAKKYGTPLYVLDEKTLRQSCKSYREALKEFYPAESLVLYASKANSSLAISNIIRSEGLGIDVVSEGELITALKSGIPGEKIVLHGNNKSEKELLLAYQSKAIIIIDNQHDIDLLCKLINSFKLSATVMIRFTPGIECHTHEYIRTGHLDSKFGFDPEQLEEVFTQLKKNEYINLIGLHAHIGSQIFELKPHKDLSEVMADVLQTGRNLGLPIKDLNVGGGLGVKYISSDDPPSIQSWVKAVSRAVVTACEARNLVLPRLLCEPGRSLIAASGLTLYQIGSRKDIPGGKTYISIDGGMSDNPRPITYESVYTACLVDRPFAVAKEVVTIAGKHCESGDVLLKEISLPATSTGDILGVFATGAYNLSMSSNYNRIPRPASVLVADGMSELIQLRELPEDLLRYDVLPHRFIAKG
- the cdaA gene encoding diadenylate cyclase CdaA translates to MNFGWLINLRFLLDILFASALGILLFSRVNEPRTLWLLRGYLFLVSIAWFVNRFANLPITSKLFDGLVLVCSLSLAILWQGELRRLMELLGTGRLAVLLGNPQKEFQASTNTVSFLTEAAGRLSQNRRGALIVLDMGSDLRPEDFLYPGVPIDAQVSTELLLNLFAADTPLHDGAVLVKGNRIISAGVILPLSRQTISRYGTRHLAALGITERFDRCICVVVSEETGTLSLANQGRLERPITSSRLLDLLKEFLSPPAGKVLTKVSSVNSNLSESEAPNVDGKLSNTKNGISPSTSVKENLK
- a CDS encoding isoprenyl transferase, giving the protein MTKSSSITSDKKFFHSPLPEELDPLRIPEHIAVIMDGNGRWAKARGLTRAMGHMAGVDALKTTLRLCRDWGVRALTVYAFSTENWSRPGEEVSFLMALFQRVLKRELEALILQEVRIRFLGDLDQLPEKLQDLISEATALTSGNTGIHFNVCTNYGGRRELVKVAQRLAQRSVEGDLEPSSIDENVFAAELSTANDVDPDLLIRTSGERRISNFLLWQLAYAEIHVTDILWPDFNQDSLLKALLDYQSRRRRFGGLEQIGSDTSTN
- a CDS encoding rhodanese-related sulfurtransferase, with the translated sequence MIHNNSSKGVNVQLQVAAFYCFSEVDPDIAELLPLELSNIADQHQIRGTVLVGLEGINGTICGSEEAVGILLGKLHSIGLKNPLQIKFSWSDKQAFRRFKSRRKNEIVTMGIPEVSPNETVGTYVEPSQWNEFVDDPETILIDTRNEYEIGVGTFEGAVNPHTDKFRDFPEWVDNNLNSLLEENSAKRIAMFCTGGIRCEKATSFLNKRGFTEVHHLRGGILRYLEEVPQSDSRWKGECFVFDQRVSLNHHLNPGVYKLCYACGMPLSPTDCDNPIYMPGVQCLNCKDSFTDDDRARFAERQKHIDKLSKRLPGNTIWPSA
- the recR gene encoding recombination mediator RecR encodes the protein MNRECFFTFYFCYQRLLKFKLSAKKPLNGFTRPLARLIDQFEQLPGIGPRTAQRLALFILRQPEEKIISFANTLLNARKQVGQCHKCFHLTAEMECEICINTTRDKTMICVVADSRDLLALERTREYKGLYHVLGGLISPMDGIGPELLNITSLVKRITDDGISEVILALTPSVEGDTTSLYLAKLLKAFVKVTRIAYGLPVGSELEYADEVTLARALEGRRDV